A genomic stretch from Romeriopsis navalis LEGE 11480 includes:
- a CDS encoding M48 family metallopeptidase, with product MNLLIRLLLGLVFVIGGLFSYFGNTDINPVTGEKQRVQLSPRQEVIIGLETRQKMAAQHGGLYPNERLQTYVDSVGARVVQRSDASKSPYPFEFHLLRDSRTVNAFALPGGQIFITAALLSRMNSESQLAAVFGHEVGHVVGRHGAEHLAKQQLSTALVNGVGIAASGGDDGGQSAAMIAQAANQLVNLRYGRKDESESDRLGFEFMVDAGYNPRGILELMQILAKAGGGQRQPEFLSSHPDPGNRLQDLSRMIKEKYPQGVPANLEEGRDRFAQYVRR from the coding sequence GTGAATCTTCTAATTCGACTCCTGCTAGGACTCGTCTTCGTTATTGGCGGGTTATTTAGCTACTTTGGTAATACGGATATTAATCCTGTGACGGGCGAAAAACAGCGTGTGCAACTTTCGCCTCGTCAAGAAGTAATCATTGGCTTAGAAACGCGGCAAAAAATGGCGGCGCAGCACGGGGGCTTATATCCCAACGAACGTCTGCAGACCTATGTTGATTCTGTTGGGGCGCGTGTGGTGCAACGATCTGATGCGTCGAAGTCCCCTTATCCGTTTGAGTTTCATCTATTGCGCGACTCTCGGACAGTGAATGCGTTTGCCTTGCCTGGGGGGCAGATTTTTATTACGGCGGCATTGCTCAGTCGCATGAATTCTGAATCCCAATTAGCAGCGGTGTTTGGTCATGAAGTCGGTCACGTGGTGGGCCGTCATGGCGCCGAGCATCTGGCGAAGCAGCAATTGAGTACAGCCCTAGTTAATGGCGTTGGGATTGCCGCAAGTGGCGGTGATGATGGTGGCCAAAGTGCGGCCATGATTGCCCAAGCGGCCAATCAGTTGGTTAACCTGCGCTACGGTCGCAAAGATGAATCAGAGAGCGATCGTCTGGGATTTGAATTTATGGTGGATGCCGGTTACAACCCCCGTGGCATTTTGGAACTGATGCAAATTCTGGCGAAAGCGGGGGGTGGCCAGAGACAACCGGAATTCCTTAGCTCACATCCTGATCCCGGGAACCGCTTACAGGATCTGTCCCGCATGATTAAGGAAAAATATCCGCAGGGCGTTCCCGCTAATTTGGAAGAAGGGCGTGATCGGTTTGCCCAATATGTCCGCCGCTAG
- a CDS encoding DUF456 domain-containing protein translates to MTLVILYWVLIATMVVGVIGAVVPGIPGPSLILAAILVWCIVTKFAIPLLPLGLIFVALILSALVEWLGSYWGAKQVGASKWGQWGMFAGMALGFFGLMPALPIGGPIAGVLLGGLLGGFVGEYLYRSNLPTNERVKTAG, encoded by the coding sequence ATGACGTTAGTGATTTTGTATTGGGTGCTGATCGCGACGATGGTGGTTGGCGTCATCGGGGCAGTTGTGCCGGGCATTCCTGGGCCAAGTTTGATCTTAGCCGCGATTTTAGTGTGGTGCATCGTGACGAAGTTTGCGATCCCGCTGCTGCCGCTCGGGCTAATTTTTGTGGCGCTGATTTTGAGTGCCCTAGTCGAATGGCTTGGTTCTTATTGGGGGGCGAAGCAAGTTGGGGCCAGTAAATGGGGCCAATGGGGCATGTTTGCGGGGATGGCGCTGGGGTTCTTTGGCCTGATGCCAGCGTTGCCGATCGGTGGTCCGATCGCCGGTGTTTTGCTCGGTGGGTTACTCGGTGGGTTTGTGGGGGAATATCTCTATCGCAGCAATTTACCTACAAATGAACGGGTGAAGACTGCAGGTA